One segment of Pseudomonadota bacterium DNA contains the following:
- a CDS encoding ATP-binding protein: MRKLYLRVVLAIWGVMLISSVSAVVVLRASTPDDSLWPPFPDDMGRMIFESAIERIPAQAGVPGKRIDALIDWMRSDPLVRRRFDMRLTNAAGEELFRFARSRRPADEDTVEQSVFNFTVEGEDYRLHTAATREQVAYRESRRAIARVLFRAEFPLLAILIAVPLSILISLRLARYLVQPLREFEQASDRLSEGDFSVRVTPRLGRRADEIAEFAATFDAMAVRIDALVRSHKDLLRDVSHELRSPLARLMAALSLARQRQGEAALPELSTIEQEVERLDRLIERLLTYARLDARHSSAPRQLLDLDELVIGTMADAAGEAQAAGVTMHLSGVSPCPVLGDRELLVSAIENVLRNALSYSPASGVVRLRLAASEEGASWVLSLEDQGPGVAEDQLALIFEPFYRAEGEDEGDAREGYGIGLAIARSAVAAHGGRIEAYRAALGGLGVSITLPMAQEEHTGEPLESFELTQGAPAGAHDHAVGH, from the coding sequence GTGCGCAAGCTCTACCTGAGGGTGGTGCTCGCCATCTGGGGGGTGATGCTCATCTCCTCCGTGAGCGCCGTCGTGGTGCTGAGAGCCAGCACCCCTGACGATTCCCTCTGGCCGCCCTTCCCGGACGATATGGGCAGGATGATCTTCGAGAGCGCCATCGAGCGAATTCCCGCTCAGGCCGGCGTGCCGGGAAAGCGCATCGATGCGTTGATCGACTGGATGCGCTCGGATCCACTGGTGCGCCGTCGCTTCGACATGCGCCTCACCAACGCCGCGGGCGAAGAACTCTTCCGCTTCGCCAGATCGCGGCGCCCAGCTGATGAGGATACGGTGGAACAGTCCGTCTTCAACTTCACGGTGGAGGGCGAGGACTACCGCCTGCACACGGCCGCCACGCGCGAGCAGGTGGCCTACCGCGAGTCGCGACGGGCGATCGCTCGCGTGTTGTTCCGTGCGGAGTTTCCCCTCCTGGCGATTCTCATCGCTGTGCCCTTGAGCATCCTGATCAGCCTGCGCCTCGCGCGCTACCTCGTGCAGCCCCTGCGCGAGTTCGAGCAGGCGAGCGATCGCCTCTCGGAGGGAGATTTCTCCGTGCGGGTGACCCCACGCCTCGGGCGGCGCGCCGATGAGATCGCGGAGTTCGCCGCCACCTTCGATGCGATGGCCGTGCGCATCGACGCCCTCGTGCGCTCCCATAAGGATCTCCTGCGCGACGTTTCCCACGAACTGCGCAGTCCCCTGGCCCGCCTGATGGCTGCCCTGTCCCTCGCCCGCCAGCGCCAGGGCGAGGCGGCCCTGCCGGAGTTGAGCACGATCGAACAGGAGGTGGAGCGCCTCGACCGACTGATCGAACGCCTGCTCACCTACGCGCGCCTCGACGCGCGCCACAGCAGCGCCCCGCGCCAGCTGCTCGATCTGGACGAGCTGGTCATCGGCACCATGGCCGACGCGGCGGGAGAGGCGCAGGCGGCGGGGGTGACGATGCACCTGTCCGGGGTGTCGCCGTGCCCTGTGCTGGGGGATCGAGAACTCCTCGTGAGTGCGATCGAGAACGTGCTGCGCAATGCCCTGTCCTACAGTCCGGCGAGCGGCGTGGTTCGCTTGCGCCTAGCGGCGAGCGAGGAGGGGGCGTCCTGGGTCTTGAGCCTCGAAGACCAGGGTCCGGGGGTGGCGGAGGACCAGCTGGCGCTGATCTTCGAGCCCTTCTACCGCGCCGAGGGAGAAGATGAGGGCGATGCTCGCGAGGGCTACGGCATCGGCCTCGCGATCGCGCGGTCTGCGGTCGCAGCACACGGCGGGCGTATCGAGGCCTATCGGGCGGCGCTGGGCGGACTGGGTGTGAGTATCACCCTGCCCATGGCCCAGGAAGAGCACACGGGCGAACCGCTGGAGAGCTTCGAGCTGACCCAGGGCGCGCCGGCGGGCGCACACGACCACGCAGTGGGGCACTGA